GGTCGTACATGATCAGATGGACGCGTTTTCTCTTTGTCTCTCTATTCCGTTGATAGGTTACAACCGCGGTTGTTTCCATACCGTAATGTATATCCAGCATGTTATCCTCTTCAGCGATCTTTATTTCATTTTGAACGAATGATGGTAGCACAGTGTCATGATCGACAAATCCGATAACCTTGATAACCGGTTTCGGATGGTTGAGTTCCCTGATCAGATGGATAAAATCCAGAGGGTCTATATACGCATCGTAGGAACCGAAATATTCCGCTCTTTCGTTACCTACATAAATCAACCTCTGTGTGTGGACATGGAGGTCTGTCGAATAAAGTTGATTGTCAACGATCGGGTCGTGGAGCACCGAACGTTTTCTGGACATGTTTTAATTTATGAATTAATATGTATATAAATATTTAGTTGTATTTTAACTCTCTCCGCATCTCTCTTACCCGCTTTGGAGTTTATTCCCATGTTGTTTTGCCTTTTTTCAACGAGAGGAAGTATGAATAATTCTGATCAACCGAATTTGTAAAAGTTTCCGGCATCTTAACGCTGAAACGGTCCGGGTGCGATTCGGAAGTATGCTGTATAGAAAAACATTTAATTGATACGATTTCATAAAACTCTCTGTCTACGACACTTTGGTGATTGACATGTGCGGTATAATCGGATACATAGGCAAAGATAACGGTGTTCAACTCGTTTATGAAGGTTTGATCAGGTTAGAGTACCGGGGGTACGATTCGGTCGGTATAGGGTTCAAGGACGAAAACGGTAAGATTCATGTGGTCAAATCCGTGGGCAGGATCGAAAGAAGCGCAGTTGCACCGGATATGCCGAACCTCGAATCTAAGATCAGAAATGATGACGGGACGTTTAAGTATTCATCGCACATTGTGATAGGGCATACACGGTGGGCAACACACGGCGAACCGAGCGAACGTAACGCGCATCCGCATGTGAGTACGGGCGGACGGTTTGCCATCGTTCACAACGGTATCGTAGAAAATTATCAGGTGCTGAAGAAAGAATTGGTCGGTAAAGGGTACCGTTTTGAGAGCGAAACGGATAGTGAAGTGATAGCCCATCTCATAGATTTCTATTATGAAGGAGACCTGTTAGAGGCGGTGGAGAAGGCCGTGAAAAAACTCGAAGGAGCGTACGCGTTTCTCGTGCTCTCGGAGACGGACGATACGATAATAGGGGTCAAATGCGGGTCACCGCTCTGTCTGGGTATCGGCGAAGACGAATTGTTCGTGGCTTCCGACGAAACACCGTTTGTGGGCAGGGCGAAAAATGTAGTTTATCTGGACGACCGGGAACTCGTAGTGATGAGGATGCACGGAGATTACGAAATCAAAACGTTCGAAGGTTTCGACATCGAAAAGGAACTGCAACCCGTTCCCTACGATATCGAAGCGATAAGTAAAGGCGGTTACGACCATTACATGCTTAAGGAGATACACGAGCAACCTGTTACGATACGTAATGCTTACGTTTCACGGATCGATCATCTCGACACCTTACTCACAGACAACTTTGTCGGGTTACCCCGTAACATAAACCGTGTGATATATCTCGGATGCGGTACAAGTCTGTACGCGGGAATGGTAGGCATGTACATCACAGAGAAGTATGCGGCTATTCCGTCACGTGCAGAATACGCTTCCGAATTCATCTACCGTAACCCGGTATTGTTTGCCAACGATGTGGTACTGGCCATATCTCAATCCGGCGAAACCGCGGATACTAAAGAGGCACTACGGATAGCAAAGGAAAAGGGCGCGTACGTAGCGGGTATAGTTAACGTAGTAGGTTCACAGATTGCACGACTGGCAGGTAAAGGTATGTATCTTCATGCCGGACCGGAGATAGGTGTAGCGTCCACAAAAGCGTTCACTTCCCAGGTTGTAGCGTTAAACCTATTCAACATGTTGCTTGTTGACGACCCGGAATACCGACAACGAATCAAATCAGCGATGAAACGGTTGCCTGAGCAGGTCGAATCAACCATTGTTCGAACAGAAGGATTGGTCAAATCTATCGCGCCCGATTTGGCAGGTTATAAGAATTTCTTGTACCTGGGTAGAGACATCAATTATCCGGTCGCTCTGGAAGGTGCGTTGAAGATGAAAGAGATAGCGTATCTTCATGCTGAAGGCTATTCTTCCGGTGAGATGAAACACGGTCCCATAGCGTTAGTGGACGATTCTTTGTTATCCGTGTTCATCATTACCGGTGAAGAAACGATATATAAGAAAACATTGAACAATCTATTGGAGATCAAAGCCCGGAAAGGTCGCGTGCTGATCATAACTGATAACCCTACAGAGGTGAGAAGGTATATCGATGAGGATGACATCGTGATACCCGTGCCTAAGACAGAGCCACAACTCAGTCCGATCATCAATGTAGTCCCTCTTCAACTGATGGCTTATTATGTGGCACGTCATTTGGGTCGCGAAATCGATAAACCGCGGAACCTTGCTAAAAGTGTAACGGTTGAATGAGATACCGGTCGGTCAAAAAGATATTCTGCTGATGGAAGGGGAGAGAAAAGTTTGCGTGGTCCTATGAAACTGCTGGTGACTACGAACTGGGGTTGCGAGGATGCGGTCAGGGAAGAACTTGCTCGGTTCGGTTATACGGATACCGAAACTGTTACACGGGCAAAGATAGAGGTCGAATCAAAGAACAGGGTTGACGAAGATATCGTAAAACTCAATCTTCTCATGCGTCAGGTAAACCGTGTCCATCTCGTTTTGGCATCGGATAGGATCGAAAACCTGGAGGACATCTACAGAGTCGTTAGTGGTACGGATTTCGAACCGTTCATCCGACCCGACCAATCGTTTGCCGTTCGCGGGGTACGACACGGTGACCACGGATTCACATCTATGGATATCGCGGCCAGGTCTGGTGCGGCAATAATCGACAGTTACCGACAGAGTACCGGTAAAAGGTTGAAAGTAGATTTGGATGACCCAGATGTAGAGTTCTATGCGTTCTTGAAGGATGACCTGTTCTATCTGACGATCAACACGTCCGGCGAATCTTTGCATAAACGGTATCCGCGGCCGTACCAGCATCACGCACCGTTGAAAACTACCATTGCCGCCAGTTTGTTATGGATCTCGGGAATAAGATGGGGGTTGGCCGGAAAGATCTATTCGAAAATTCCCTACCGTACAGTGCTGGACCCGATGGCAGGGGGAGGTACTATACCGATAGAGTTAAGGTTGATAGAGAGACAAGTGTTGGCCGGACGGTTTCGCGACGATTACGCATTCAAACGGTTGAGTTTTGTGGATTGGCAACCTGTAGCCGAACGTCTCGGACATGTTGAGGATCCGAAAGAACCGGTTGTAGACGTGATAGGTGCGGACCTATTCGAAAAAAACGTTACGGGCATGAAGGATAACGCAGAGGCGGTTGGTGTACGGTTCCGTATAATGAAAGGTGATGCGCGCGAGTTGGATTATCTGGACACAACTGTTGACCTCGTGGTAACAAACCCGCCGTACGGTCTGAGAGTGGCAAGCAAACGTACCGTCATCGACCTGTACCGACGGTTTGCAGAGGCTCTCAAAAGGCATCGGATCCCGAAGGTCGTACTTCTCACATCGGAAGGTAAACTGATGGAGAACTGTCTGCTTGATAACGGTTACGAAATTCGATCAAAGAATATCATGTACGGCAACCTTCCTGCAAAGATCATTGTTGCACAGTGTTGACCTCACAACAGTTCATACCGGTACCCCGGTCATGCGTCTGCGGGAATGTTTACGTTTTGCATAGCAGTATTCCCGAATATCCGCAGTGAACAGACCCAACATCAATGCTGCGTAGAACTCTCTGTAAGAATAACCTCCCCTACGGTCGATAACCCTCTGTACGTACCCTTGGTAACCGCTGTAATAGAGTTCCTCTAACCGGTTGTAAGCGATTAACGTATCCCGTCTGGGTTGCCGTTGAGCCAGGTTCACCAAAACATCAAGATATAGTAAGGGATGAAGATCTCTCCTCAAGGATTCGATCGCTTTGAGATGTTGATAAATGTAGTAGGTGCGCAGTTGATCCGTTCCCAGAGACCTTCTCAGAAAACCGGAATCCGTGACGCTGTTATCCCCAACGCTTACTTTAAACCCGAACCTCGTTCGGTAATCCCTCATAAGTTTGTTGGCGTGACCTATATAGTCAAACATCTCGCGAATACCTGGCCATTTGTTGACGATGTCCCTGTACAACTGTTTACCCATAACCGAATGCGTTCCCATGTATCTGTAAGGCTGCGTCTCGCCCTCTCTTATCATTTCCCTGACCATGATGATCAACTTCTTGATATGAAGGGCATCTAACGACCTCGGTAGATACCTCTCCTTTATCTCTCTTTTTCTCACTCTCAAAAAGTCTTCGGTGGGCATAAGAAGGATCTTTTCGGCAACGATACTATCTAATTTTTCGGTAAACTCAGGATACTGTTTTATCAACCTTGTGAAAGCGTCGAGAGATATCCCGAAATACCCTTGTTTAAACATGGCCGTTATTCGGGGGAACCCTCTGTACCGTATCAGTCGGGACATGACGATCTCCATCGCCCTTCTATCTATTGCGTCCTGTATCCACTCAGGCAGTTTACCGTGGGATGCGAACTCTCTTAAGAATTCTTCCTCTGGCATTCTCAGCACCTTGAGAACCATTGCAACCTTCACTCTGTTGTTGTCGTGAGTGTCCATGCGAAGATATCTCTCTATGTCGGCTATGGAGGTGTTGATGGTTCTCGAAAGTTTTGTAAAAGAAGGGATACCGTCTATCTTTTCCAGACCATCCAAAATCTCTCTAATAAGGGCTTCTTTTCTCTCTTTCTCGGACTTTTTCTTCATACGTATCAGTACACCCATATTCTTTGTTAGGACGGGCCGGAATTTAAACAATTCGGTAACTCTGGTTCTGTAGAAAACCTTCCAAATGAAAAAAGTTTTGCTATATGAGAGGTCTCTTTCCAAACTCAGATACATCCTTTCCTAAGTTTTCTCCATTCTTACTTTTGGGAAGAGTTCCGATACCCTGTAACCTAACTTGAAGCATGTCTTCATAATTAGTATGAGGATATGTTGGCTGGTGTTGAGTATACCATCGTCGGGGGGTGTGGTTGGAGCAGGTCTCAGAACATACAACCTTTACTAAAGAATTAAAAATGATTTCTACAGAGCCGGTAACTCTCTGCCGTGCTTCTTTGCGAACAGACGACATCTTAACGCCGAAACTTAACGCTGAAACATTTTAGAATAGAAGGATTTTATATCCTGATAACGCGTAATTTAAGAAGGAGAAGTATCAACAGAAAGGCGTTCAACCCGATCGATACCAATGCTAGAACGGTCGTTGTTTCCTGTTCCTTTTTTAGAGATTGAAACTCCTTCGAAAGCGAATCGATCTCTGCGGTCAGGTTTTTGTTATTCTTTTTTATCGTTTGGAGTTCCGAGTTCAGCGCCATGTAATTCGTTTTCATAAAATCCTTCAGATCCGATGAGGTGGATATTGATGTATTTAACAGTTGTTCGATCGAAGAATTGATAAACTCAGTCGTAGCACTGATTTCTTCTGTTTTAGTGTTGATGGATTCAACGGATTGATAAATCTGAGATACGGAACGGGTAATGTTTTCGGATTCGGAAGACAGTATTGATGTCAAAACATCCGATTCCTCAGACACAACATCGAGAACCGGGGTCAGGTCTACAGTTCTGTTCTCGTATTCCCAAACCTTCCTCGCTATCTTCTCATAGTTGACCGATGATGATCCGCCCCCTCCACCGCCGCCTGCAGATAATACCACTATCTCAGCGGTATCAGTTGCGTTATACACGTTGTTACCATCATGAACGACCAGAACGGCCTTTATCGTATGAGAACCTACGTTTGTGGACCAACTGAGGTTTGTTGCAGATTCGTTGGTTACGTTTGCGGAATATATGAGTTGGTCATCACCGTACACGGAAAGATTACCAGTCATGTTCGATGCATTGGTAAATATACTGATCGATACTGGATTTGCTACAAAACTACCGTTCTTCGGTGAGACCAATTCTACGTACGCCGAGGGTCGTAGTTCGCGCTGGCCTATTGTCACGTTGTATGACGGAGTATAGTTTCGCACAATGACCCAGTCAATTTTATCGTAAATGTTAGATGCATCGGTGTCTCCGGCGATTCCTATCCACCCGGGTTCGTTAACCGTGCCGGAAACCTCAATGGCCGATGCCAACCAGGATGTTTCTAACGTTATTCCGGAAGTGTTGAAAAGGATTTTCTCGCGGTTCATACCTGCCGGAAACGCACCGTTCATAGTCAAACTTGTACTACCTATCCTGAATGCGATACAGTCGTTACTGGTCGATGTTGAAACGATCACTTCTGCGTTGTTCGCGTATAAAATTGCTGGACCTGTCTTACCGCAGGAACTGTACGGAGTATACGGATCCTGTTTGAACGTAATCTCTACAACTACAGGTAAATAGAACTCGTCGTTAGTTCTTAAAGCGTTGTAATAACATCCTCCTGAACAGCAACCTCCCCAGTTTGAAAATAGATTCAAGTAACCTTTTGATACGTCATAGCTACCAACACTGCCGTATGTGGTCCATTTTGAGGTGTTGAGAGAAGAACCTTCGAAATCGTCAAAAAACAGAAAGACGTCTTCGGGCGAACTTGCATCTGTGTAAGAATCGTTTCCGTAGTACGTGTACAACGAAACAGAACGGTTGAGAACCGGTACCTTGACCCAGACAGTAGCGTTGTCAGCAGTGTAGTTTTCTATCCAATACGGTATCTCCTCTTCTTGTGATCCGTTTAAAAATGTAAATCTCAGGTCAGAGTAATCGTCCTTCATCCCACTATCTTTTTCGATAACTATCGAGAGGGATAGATTTGTTTGTGGTGTTGTTAAAGAAGTGTTGATCGTAATAGGTTTTCTACAGGGAAGCGATTGGTAATACCAGGCATCAGTTAATCCGATTGTAAGTAAAAGGAATATCAAAATTTGCAATGTTTTTGGGTTGCATCGGATATCCATGGTTAACCATTATATCATAAATTTTAAATATGTTTTCTTTAATAACCAATTATCCTACGATTGTAAATAAAACTCAATATGGGAACTGGGTTTTCTGCCGAACTATCTGTCGGACCTATCCATTCTTTGTTATCTTCATATCTCCAAGATAACCAACCTCTCATTCTTTCCCTTCTTACTTCATTTCAAAACTGTGGGTTACATGAGTTGTAACAAGTTGCGGTTTGTTCAGCCCGATGTATGATATATTCTATCTTTCATGATGCCTTTTTACTCATCTCTTTTATTTTTTCTTCTACATCTTTTTTTGCCTTTTCCAATCTGGGTAGCATTCTCTCATATTTTTTCTTTAACCTTTGGAGAAATCTCTTCCCACTCTCGGTTTCAGGTTTTTCTTTATCTATCCATTCTAACACCGCCTCAGCACAGGTGATCGTCAAATCGATAGAGTTTTGTAAATTTTCCAAGATCGCAGTTTGTTCCTTTTGAGGAAACTTTGAACATTCGTCCAGAATAGACCTTACAAGACTGGTGTCAACCAAACTGATGCTTGTCTGAATTTCGTTTACCTTGGTTAAATATTTACTATAGAAAAGTAATACCTCTGTAGTTTCTTCATCCAAAGCTCCCAATATCATTTTAACTGTAACTAAATAACCGAAACTCTCATACGCCTTCTGTTCATTAGCGAACCCTTTTTTGGTAGAATTTTTTATCAATTCATTTCTCCATTCTTTAATCGGCAGTTCTTTAACAAATCTTCTTATCTTATTTTCTACAGTTGCCCTAAGATCTTCCGGGAAAAACTTTTTATCCAAATACTCTGTCAGTTCAAAAGCTGAATTTATACACAATTCTATGTAGTCGCAACGCCGGGCAATCTCAGAATACATTTTGAACAAGTCCATTACAACCTCCGATTCTTCGATTACACGATTTCCGCTGGTTATCATAGGTCCTTCCTTTTCGATTTTTTCCGCTTCTTTAATAAGTGCGTACATCATTAACTGATATCCCGTTATAAATGCCTCTTTGTCTTTCATGAGTTGTCCGATAAAATTAAAGAATAATCCGTCCATATACATGGAAACGTTATTGTCGTACTTTAGTTTTTTCATCTTGAGATAAGATCTTAGTGCATCCCAAGATTTTTTGATGTTTTTTTCGATATTTTCACGTTCATACGGACAATCCGATTGGCCAAGCAATTTAAGACCGAGGTATACGAGATTCGCTTTAAATTGGTTGAGTTCGTTTTCACTCAGATCTTCTCCGTTTTCAATCTTTTCAACAATTTTCTCGTTATACTCCATCGCCTTTTCGATCCTCTTTCTGATTTGTTTCCTTTCATACTTTACCTTGTTCTGGAAAGGCGGCCATGTGAACACCATATACTTTCCTTGTGCGTCAAAGAGTTTTAAGTTGTCTAACATTGCCATCCCAACGCCGGAAAGATAACCCGTTTTGCTTAAAACCGCATTCTCAAATTCTGGAATGTATAACGATGGATAATGCATTGCTACAGCAACTCCTTCAGGATCCGAAATGATTTTTCTTGTAGTATCTATCGTTTCAACAACCTCTTCAACAGTATTATACTCGTATTTCCACCCAAACAATGATAGAAACTTAGTTACTCCCGTATGGAGATATCTTCCTAAATTTGCTATCGGATAAATTGTTTGTAAATACGTTTCTTTCGCGCCATGCCGAAAACGATTCAGAAAGTTACCTTTACCTAACGTAACATTTTGGATAAATCTTATCAGGATATCATATCCGGAAACTACGAACGGCTCCCATTTTTTCTGCGCTAAACTGTATCTTGCATAATAAAAGGAGAGCGTTAAATCTGGGTGGGGA
This window of the Candidatus Micrarchaeota archaeon genome carries:
- a CDS encoding class I SAM-dependent RNA methyltransferase, whose product is MKLLVTTNWGCEDAVREELARFGYTDTETVTRAKIEVESKNRVDEDIVKLNLLMRQVNRVHLVLASDRIENLEDIYRVVSGTDFEPFIRPDQSFAVRGVRHGDHGFTSMDIAARSGAAIIDSYRQSTGKRLKVDLDDPDVEFYAFLKDDLFYLTINTSGESLHKRYPRPYQHHAPLKTTIAASLLWISGIRWGLAGKIYSKIPYRTVLDPMAGGGTIPIELRLIERQVLAGRFRDDYAFKRLSFVDWQPVAERLGHVEDPKEPVVDVIGADLFEKNVTGMKDNAEAVGVRFRIMKGDARELDYLDTTVDLVVTNPPYGLRVASKRTVIDLYRRFAEALKRHRIPKVVLLTSEGKLMENCLLDNGYEIRSKNIMYGNLPAKIIVAQC
- the glmS gene encoding glutamine--fructose-6-phosphate transaminase (isomerizing): MCGIIGYIGKDNGVQLVYEGLIRLEYRGYDSVGIGFKDENGKIHVVKSVGRIERSAVAPDMPNLESKIRNDDGTFKYSSHIVIGHTRWATHGEPSERNAHPHVSTGGRFAIVHNGIVENYQVLKKELVGKGYRFESETDSEVIAHLIDFYYEGDLLEAVEKAVKKLEGAYAFLVLSETDDTIIGVKCGSPLCLGIGEDELFVASDETPFVGRAKNVVYLDDRELVVMRMHGDYEIKTFEGFDIEKELQPVPYDIEAISKGGYDHYMLKEIHEQPVTIRNAYVSRIDHLDTLLTDNFVGLPRNINRVIYLGCGTSLYAGMVGMYITEKYAAIPSRAEYASEFIYRNPVLFANDVVLAISQSGETADTKEALRIAKEKGAYVAGIVNVVGSQIARLAGKGMYLHAGPEIGVASTKAFTSQVVALNLFNMLLVDDPEYRQRIKSAMKRLPEQVESTIVRTEGLVKSIAPDLAGYKNFLYLGRDINYPVALEGALKMKEIAYLHAEGYSSGEMKHGPIALVDDSLLSVFIITGEETIYKKTLNNLLEIKARKGRVLIITDNPTEVRRYIDEDDIVIPVPKTEPQLSPIINVVPLQLMAYYVARHLGREIDKPRNLAKSVTVE
- a CDS encoding DUF2341 domain-containing protein, coding for MDIRCNPKTLQILIFLLLTIGLTDAWYYQSLPCRKPITINTSLTTPQTNLSLSIVIEKDSGMKDDYSDLRFTFLNGSQEEEIPYWIENYTADNATVWVKVPVLNRSVSLYTYYGNDSYTDASSPEDVFLFFDDFEGSSLNTSKWTTYGSVGSYDVSKGYLNLFSNWGGCCSGGCYYNALRTNDEFYLPVVVEITFKQDPYTPYSSCGKTGPAILYANNAEVIVSTSTSNDCIAFRIGSTSLTMNGAFPAGMNREKILFNTSGITLETSWLASAIEVSGTVNEPGWIGIAGDTDASNIYDKIDWVIVRNYTPSYNVTIGQRELRPSAYVELVSPKNGSFVANPVSISIFTNASNMTGNLSVYGDDQLIYSANVTNESATNLSWSTNVGSHTIKAVLVVHDGNNVYNATDTAEIVVLSAGGGGGGGSSSVNYEKIARKVWEYENRTVDLTPVLDVVSEESDVLTSILSSESENITRSVSQIYQSVESINTKTEEISATTEFINSSIEQLLNTSISTSSDLKDFMKTNYMALNSELQTIKKNNKNLTAEIDSLSKEFQSLKKEQETTTVLALVSIGLNAFLLILLLLKLRVIRI